One part of the Phoenix dactylifera cultivar Barhee BC4 chromosome 4, palm_55x_up_171113_PBpolish2nd_filt_p, whole genome shotgun sequence genome encodes these proteins:
- the LOC120110395 gene encoding uncharacterized protein LOC120110395, whose product MADNQDNQNKRLLSDYAVSNVNGAQPSIVRPTVNANNFEIKPGLIQMVQQEQFGGGPVEDPHAHLANFLEICDTIKMNGCIDAVAEGTLMSKPTEEAYELLEEMASNNYQWSNERGMPKKVPGMYDVDGINMLNAKVDSLAGGIIPTFHGKIKVTKVAVLDLPIVLVSNQDHPNQKDNLLSKTEINPKEHCKAVTLRSGKQLRQVSGETVVGDEVDYEEVSKKVGEEVEDLVRTTSPLPLVEPYIPSIPFSQRLKQNKIDQQFENFLKVFRQLHINILFADALAQISAYTKFLKEIIFKKRKLEDFETITLMEKCSAIIQNKLPPKLRDPESFSISCTIGDVDFSRALCDLGASISLMPLFVSRKLGLKESKPTTISLQLAD is encoded by the exons ATGGCAGATAACCAAGATAACCAGAATAAAAGATTGTTGAGTGACTATGCCGTGTCGAATGTCAATGGTGCTCAACCCAGTATTGTGAGACCTACAGTCAATGCTAATAACTTTGAGATTAAGCCTGGTCTCATCCAGATGGTGCAGCAGGAGCAGTTTGGTGGAGGACCTGTAGAGGATCCACATGCACACCTTGCCAATTTCTTGGAGATTTGTGATACAATCAAGATGAATGGA TGTATAGATGCAGTTGCAGAAGGTACTTTAATGAGTAAGCCAACAGAAGAGGCATATGAGTTGTTAGAAGAAATGGCCTCCAACAATTATCAGTGGTCTAATGAAAGAGGTATGCCTAAGAAAGTTCCAGGTATGTATGATGTAGATGGCATAAACATGTTGAATGCCAAGGTTGATTCTCTG GCTGGAGGAATCATTCCAACTTTTCATGGAAAGATCAAGGTAACCAAGGTAGCAGTTCTAGACCTCCCCATCGTCCTGGTTTCCAACCAAGACCATCCCAACCAGAAA GATAATTTGCTTAGTAAGACAGAGATCAATCCGAAGGAGCATTGTAAGGCAGTCACCTTAAGAAGTGGTAAGCAACTTCGTCAGGTAAGTGGTGAGACTGTAGTTGGTGATGAAGTAGACTATGAAGAGGTGAGCAAGAAGGTCGGTGAAGAAGTTGAGGACCTAGTCAGGACAACATCCCCACTACCACTAGTCGAGCCTTATATTCCTTCCATTCCTTTTTCTCAAAGGCTTAAGCAGAATAAAATTGATCAACAGTTTGAGAATTTTTTGAAAGTGTTTAGGCAGCTTCACATTAATATTCTTTTTGCAGATGCTTTAGCACAAATTTCTGcatatacaaaatttttaaaggaGATCATATTTAAGAAgagaaaattggaagatttcgAGACCATTACCTTGATGGAGAAATGCAGTGCCATTATCCAGAATAAGCTTCCACCAAAGCTAAGAGATCCAGAAAGTTTTTCTATTTCTTGTACTATAGGTGATGTTGATTTTTCTAGAGCTTTGTGTGATTTAGGTGCTAGTATTTCACTAATGCCTTTATTTGTGTCTAGGAAGCTTGGATTGAAGGAGTCGAAGCCTACTACCATCTCTTTGCAGCTAGCTGACTGA